From Patescibacteria group bacterium:
TTACAAAAATACCGAGTATCTTGACGAGTCGAGAGTAATTTTGCATTATGATCTGCCCATGGCTTCGATCTTGACTGATTTTTATGATAAGATGAAAAGCGCGAGTTCCGGATTTGCTTCGATCAATTATGAATTTTTGGATTATCGTCCGGCTAAAGTGGTCCGGCTGGATATTTTGGTGGCCGAAGAGCCGATCGAAGCATTATCGACGATCGTTTATGAAGATGAGGCTTTCCGGCAAGGACGGGCCGTGGTGGAAATTTTGAAAGATACCTTGCCCCGGCAGATGTTTGTGGTTAAATTACAGGCGGCGGTGCAGGGAAAAATAATCGCGGCCGAACGCTTGTCGGCTTTGCGCAAAGACGTTACGGCCAAATTATATGGCGGCGATGTGTCGCGCAAGAAAAAACTTTTGGAAAAGCAGAAAAAAGGCAAAAAGAAAATGATGGTTGCCGGGCGGGGATCGGTTGAGATACCGCCGGAAACATTTGTAAAAATTTTAAAGAAATAAAAGACTATTATAATGCAATACTAATGCCATACGAATACATACTAATATGACGAATGCCCGTTAAAAAATATTCGTTATATTAGTATGTATTCGTGCGATTAGTATTACATTTAGAAATTGAAAATAAAATAAATTAAACTTATGATAAAAATCAAAAGAAAATTAATAGTCAAGATTGTTTGGATCTTCATTTCCTTCATGGTTATTTTTTCCATGGTCGCCTGGACGGTCGGCACATCGTTTTAGCGGATAAAACGAATAAAGGATTGGCCCCGGCAGAATCTCCGCCGCGGGATTCTGCCGAACCGCGGATAGCGCCAGAATCCCCTAAACGGGAGATTCTGACGAGACCAATTTTCCGTGTTCGTAGTATTCGGATATTTCGTAGGTTCGGATTATATATTTTTATATGAATAAGGTTTGGCAGATCGCCCCCAAAGTCCGTGAAGAATTTTTCCGGAAGTTTCCCGAATATGACCGGGTGATTTTGCAATTGCTCCATAATCGCGGCCTAAAAGAGAGCGAAGAGATCGATCTTTTTCTGCATGGCCGCTTTGAAAATAATCTCAATCCTTTTTTGTTCAATAAAATGGAAGAGGCGATCAATTTGACCATCGCCCATATCAAAGCTGGAGATAAGATCTGTGTTTATGGCGACTATGATGCCGATGGCATGACCGCCTCCGCCTTGCTCAATGAAGTTTTAAGCACTTTGCGCGCTGATAGTTTTGTTTATATTCCCGACCGCGGGAGCGAGGGCTATGGCTTGCATCATGAAGCGATCGACAAGGCGATAAAAAAAGGCGCTAAGCTTTTGATCACCGTTGACGGCGGCATCCGCAATAAAAAAGAAGTCGATTATGCCGCGGGGCGAGGTTTAAAAATAATCATTACCGACCATCATACTCCGCCGGAGCAAGCGGCTGATCTGCCTCTTTGCCCGACCATCAACCCTCATCTTAAGGGAGAAAAATATCCCTTTAAATTTTTAGCCGGCGTGGGCGTGGCTTTTAAATTTTCCCAGGCCCTGGTGGAAAAATCAAAATTAAGCGTTGAGCAGAAAAAAAAGATTTTGGAAAAGACTCTGGATCTGGTGGCGATCGGCACGGTCGCCGATTGCGTGACTTTAATGGGTGAAAATAGGCTGCTTTTAAAAAAAGGCTTGGAAATATTGAATGCGACCAAACGGATCGGTCTGAAAGAATTGCTGAAAGCCGCTAAGATCGAAGACCGGGAATTAGAGGCTTGGAATATCGGTTTTCAAATCGCGCCGCGCCTTAATGCCTCGAGCCGGATGGGTTCGGCCGGCAACGCCTACAATTTGCTTTCCACCAAGGTTAAAGCTGAAGCGGAAAAAGAAGCGCAATTATTGAACGACCGCAATCAGCGTCGGCAGAAAGAAACGGAAGAATTGGTTGGGGAAGTCGAAGAACAGATCAAAAAACAATTGGACGAAAAAATAATCATCGGCATTTGTCCGGAAAAATCTCAGCCGTGGAACGAAGGGATCATCGGTTTGGTGGCCGGAAAGATCGCCGAGAAATATTATAAGCCGACTTTGATCATTACCAAAACCGGGAAGGGGTATAAAGGCTCGGGACGGAGCATTGAAGAATTTAATTTGTTCAAGGCGATCGAGGAAGCCGGCGATTTTTTAGGAAATCATGGCGGCCATCCAATGGCTTGCGGGTTCAATTTATCGATTGCTAATCTGCACGCTTTTGCCGATCAGATCAGAAAAATAGCCAGGCGCGAACTAGGCGAGATGGAATTGGAGCCGAAATTAAAAATTGACTGCGAGATTTTGATCGATGAAGCCAGCCGTTCGCTTTATCGGGAAATATTGCGTCTGGCGCCCTTTGGCCAGCATAATCCTGAACCAAAATTTTTGAGCGAGAATATTCAAATTAAAGATATTGTGAAAATGGGAGCCTCAAGCCAGCATATAAAATTTCGCTTTAACTCTTCCGAAGGCGCCAGGGCTGGCGGTTTGTGGGGAGTTGGTTTCAATCACGCTGAGGAATGGGGAGATTTTAAGATCGGCGACACGGTCGATGCGGTTTATACTTTGGATGAGAATGAATTCAACGGCAATACCAGTCTGCAGTTAAAACTGGTTGACCTTAAATTGCATGGCAGCGAATTGATCAAAAAGGGGCATTGGTCGCCGGAGATGGTCTACGTTGATTAAAAATTGCTACACTGTTTCATTGTTACATTGTTGCGCAACGAAGTTAAAATTTTTAACAATGTAGCAATGTAACAATGTAACAGCGAAACAAAAAATTATTTGTAATAAAATTTTATTATGGCGACGGATAGTAAAAATAAGAAATTAATAATCTATACTGATGGCGGCGCCCGGGGCAATCCCGGTCCGGCGGCGATTGGCGCGGTTTTGCAAAACGAGGCAGGGGAGACGGTCGCGGAAATTTCCGAATACATCGGCGAGACCACCAATAATCAGGCAGAATATCGGGCAGTGATCGCGGCGATGGAGAAAGCGAAAAAGCTCGGCGCCGAGGAATTGCAGTTTTTTTTGGACAGCGAATTGGTCGTCTGCCAATTAAATCGCGAATACAAAGTCCGCGATAAAGGGCTGGCCCCGCTCTTTATGAAAATTTATAACGGATCAATGAGCTTTAAGAAGGTCACCTTCAAACATATCCGCCGGGAACTCAATGTTGAAGCGGATCGATTAGTTAATTTGGCGCTGGACAAGAGAGAAAAGGGTTAATTAGTTAATTGGTTAATTAGGTAATTAGTTGTAAAATATTAAATTTCTCGATATAAAAAACCGTTAGCTCGTTTCGCGCTAACGGTTTTTTAAAATTCAAAACAAATTGCCTATAACAACTAATTAACCAATTAACTAATCAACTAATTTATATTTTTTAATATTCTGATTAGCCAATTCCTGGATATATTCGATTTCTTTTTTTCCGGCATCAGAAGAGAACAGGTGCTTGAAGCGCGACTGGATCTTTAGATATTCTTCGACTTTGACCGGAGTTTGTATTTTGGAAACATTGACGAGCTGGCCGTCGACATATTCTAGCAAGGGATAAAGGCCGGTTGAAACCGCCAGCTTGGCAACCTGCATCGCTTCGGAAGTCTTGATGCCAAAGCCAGGAATGCAAGGCGACATAATCTGGATATAAGCCGGACCATTTGTTTCGATCCCTTTTCTGACTTTAGCCGT
This genomic window contains:
- the recJ gene encoding single-stranded-DNA-specific exonuclease RecJ, encoding MNKVWQIAPKVREEFFRKFPEYDRVILQLLHNRGLKESEEIDLFLHGRFENNLNPFLFNKMEEAINLTIAHIKAGDKICVYGDYDADGMTASALLNEVLSTLRADSFVYIPDRGSEGYGLHHEAIDKAIKKGAKLLITVDGGIRNKKEVDYAAGRGLKIIITDHHTPPEQAADLPLCPTINPHLKGEKYPFKFLAGVGVAFKFSQALVEKSKLSVEQKKKILEKTLDLVAIGTVADCVTLMGENRLLLKKGLEILNATKRIGLKELLKAAKIEDRELEAWNIGFQIAPRLNASSRMGSAGNAYNLLSTKVKAEAEKEAQLLNDRNQRRQKETEELVGEVEEQIKKQLDEKIIIGICPEKSQPWNEGIIGLVAGKIAEKYYKPTLIITKTGKGYKGSGRSIEEFNLFKAIEEAGDFLGNHGGHPMACGFNLSIANLHAFADQIRKIARRELGEMELEPKLKIDCEILIDEASRSLYREILRLAPFGQHNPEPKFLSENIQIKDIVKMGASSQHIKFRFNSSEGARAGGLWGVGFNHAEEWGDFKIGDTVDAVYTLDENEFNGNTSLQLKLVDLKLHGSELIKKGHWSPEMVYVD
- a CDS encoding elongation factor 4 (back-translocating Elongation Factor EF4; binds to the ribosome on the universally-conserved alpha-sarcin loop); translated protein: YKNTEYLDESRVILHYDLPMASILTDFYDKMKSASSGFASINYEFLDYRPAKVVRLDILVAEEPIEALSTIVYEDEAFRQGRAVVEILKDTLPRQMFVVKLQAAVQGKIIAAERLSALRKDVTAKLYGGDVSRKKKLLEKQKKGKKKMMVAGRGSVEIPPETFVKILKK
- a CDS encoding ribonuclease HI family protein: MATDSKNKKLIIYTDGGARGNPGPAAIGAVLQNEAGETVAEISEYIGETTNNQAEYRAVIAAMEKAKKLGAEELQFFLDSELVVCQLNREYKVRDKGLAPLFMKIYNGSMSFKKVTFKHIRRELNVEADRLVNLALDKREKG